A single genomic interval of Methanococcus voltae harbors:
- a CDS encoding aspartate aminotransferase family protein has product MPNLERLSERTQTIINDERENIIHTYGRLPVVLTKGKGMKVYDIDGNEYLDFLGGIAVNNMGHCNPEIVEALKSQIDNLMHISNIYYNVPQVELGKMLVELSGLDKSFFCNSGAEANEAAIKLARRYGKQISSKKGFIKSGEVISMEHSFHGRTLTTVTATPKPKYQEGFEPLPTGFRYAPFNDIEALKSMVSEHTSAIIIEPVQGEGGIYPVDKEYLKEVRKICDELDIVLIFDEVQCGMGRTGKMFACEHYGVKPDIITLAKALGNGFPIGAIIAKEEVAEAFQPGSHGTTFGGNPMACATAIKTLELLKNQLDYTLEIGKYFKMRLEELKNKYGFIKEVRGLGLMLGIDLSFNGSNIVPEMLEKGYLINCTSDTVLRFLPPLIVEREHIDGLINSLDEIFSKIEQ; this is encoded by the coding sequence ATGCCGAATTTAGAAAGATTATCAGAAAGGACTCAAACAATAATTAACGATGAAAGAGAAAATATAATCCATACCTATGGACGATTACCTGTCGTACTTACAAAAGGAAAAGGTATGAAAGTTTATGACATTGACGGGAATGAATACCTTGACTTTTTGGGCGGTATTGCTGTTAACAATATGGGGCACTGTAATCCTGAAATTGTGGAAGCCCTAAAATCACAGATTGACAATTTGATGCATATTTCAAATATTTATTACAATGTTCCACAGGTTGAACTTGGTAAAATGCTTGTCGAATTAAGCGGTTTGGACAAGTCATTCTTTTGCAACAGCGGTGCAGAAGCAAATGAAGCTGCAATAAAGCTTGCTCGACGATATGGTAAACAAATTAGTAGCAAAAAAGGATTTATTAAAAGTGGAGAAGTTATATCCATGGAGCACTCTTTCCACGGTAGAACATTAACGACCGTTACTGCTACGCCAAAACCAAAATATCAGGAAGGTTTCGAACCATTACCTACAGGTTTTAGATATGCTCCTTTCAATGATATAGAAGCGCTTAAAAGTATGGTTTCAGAACATACCTCTGCAATAATCATTGAACCTGTTCAAGGTGAGGGTGGAATTTACCCTGTTGATAAAGAATACTTAAAAGAAGTTAGAAAAATCTGCGATGAGCTTGATATCGTATTGATATTTGATGAAGTTCAATGCGGTATGGGCAGAACTGGCAAAATGTTTGCTTGCGAGCACTACGGCGTAAAACCAGACATTATTACACTTGCTAAGGCACTTGGAAATGGTTTCCCAATCGGTGCAATCATTGCTAAAGAAGAAGTTGCGGAAGCTTTCCAACCTGGAAGCCACGGCACCACATTTGGAGGTAATCCAATGGCTTGCGCTACAGCAATAAAAACTTTAGAATTACTTAAAAATCAGCTTGATTATACATTGGAAATAGGTAAATATTTCAAAATGAGATTAGAAGAATTAAAAAATAAGTACGGATTTATAAAGGAAGTAAGAGGATTAGGTCTTATGTTGGGCATAGATTTGTCATTTAATGGCTCAAATATTGTGCCTGAAATGCTTGAAAAGGGATACCTTATAAATTGTACGTCTGATACAGTATTAAGATTCTTACCACCATTGATTGTTGAAAGGGAACATATTGATGGATTAATAAACTCATTAGATGAAATATTTTCAAAAATAGAACAATAA
- the radA gene encoding DNA repair and recombination protein RadA, with the protein MSDNLTDLPGVGPSTAEKLAEGGYIDFMKIATATVGELTDIEGISEKAAAKMIMGARDLCDLGFKSGIDLLKQRSTVWKLSTNSGELDNVLGGGLESQSVTEFAGVFGSGKTQIMHQSCVNLQRPDCIFFDESAVSDEELAAPKAVYIDTEGTFRPERIMQMAEHAGIEGQTILDNTFVARAYNSDMQMLFAEKIEDLINDGNNIKLVVIDSLTSTFRNEYTGRGKLAERQQKLGRHMATLNKLADLFNCVVLVTNQVSAKPDAFFGMAEQAIGGHIVGHAATFRFFVRKGKGDKRVAKLYDSPHLPDSEAIFRITEKGIQD; encoded by the coding sequence ATGAGTGATAATTTAACTGATTTGCCGGGAGTAGGTCCTTCAACCGCTGAAAAATTAGCAGAAGGTGGATACATAGATTTTATGAAAATAGCTACTGCTACAGTGGGTGAATTAACCGATATTGAAGGCATAAGTGAAAAAGCAGCCGCTAAAATGATTATGGGTGCAAGAGACTTATGTGATTTGGGTTTTAAAAGTGGTATAGACTTATTGAAACAAAGAAGCACAGTATGGAAATTATCCACTAACAGCGGAGAATTAGACAACGTTTTAGGTGGCGGATTAGAAAGTCAATCAGTGACTGAATTTGCAGGGGTTTTCGGAAGCGGTAAAACTCAGATTATGCACCAAAGCTGTGTAAACTTACAACGTCCTGATTGCATATTCTTTGACGAAAGTGCAGTTTCGGATGAGGAATTAGCTGCACCAAAAGCTGTTTACATCGATACCGAAGGTACATTTAGACCTGAGAGAATTATGCAAATGGCAGAACACGCAGGAATTGAAGGTCAAACAATTTTGGATAATACATTTGTAGCAAGAGCTTATAACTCAGATATGCAGATGTTATTTGCTGAAAAGATAGAAGACCTTATAAATGATGGAAACAACATTAAATTAGTCGTAATTGATTCTTTAACCAGTACATTCAGAAATGAATACACCGGTAGAGGAAAATTAGCTGAAAGACAGCAAAAATTAGGTAGGCATATGGCAACATTAAACAAGTTAGCAGACCTTTTCAACTGTGTAGTACTCGTTACAAACCAGGTTTCAGCAAAACCGGACGCATTCTTTGGTATGGCAGAGCAAGCAATCGGTGGACACATCGTAGGGCACGCAGCTACATTCAGATTCTTTGTTAGAAAAGGAAAAGGCGACAAAAGAGTTGCTAAATTGTACGACTCACCTCACTTACCTGATTCCGAAGCAATATTTAGAATTACTGAAAAAGGTATTCAAGATTAA